Below is a window of Rhizobium jaguaris DNA.
GTTCGATGCCAAAGAACTTCCGCCGCCCCTTGCGGGCTTCATTGCTATGCCACATAGCGCGGCCCATCATGGCACCGACGATGGTCGAGAGCGCGCCTCCACCCCAGGCATTCAGCAGCTCATAGAGCGAGTTGTATTTATCGGACATCAATCAGACTTTCCGCAGTAGAGGGCATAGCGTCCGCGATGCCGAGCGATGTTGACAGCAACCCTCCGGTCGTGACCGACAAGGTATGTGTTGGTTTCTGGCAGCGGATCGATCGGCACCAGAAGGTCGCACGGTTCAATCGCCTTGGCGGTTGGGCTACAAGCAGCCGCCGAGCAACAGGCACAAATCAGCATCATCAGCCTGAAGAGATTGTTCATCGATCTTTTGTCCGTCTTTGAGGATGGTAACGCGGCCAGCCTGTAGGGTCGCCGCAATCTCGGATTTGGCCGCGTGTCTGCCGAGCAGATAAGCGGGCGCAAATGCCAAGGCGGCACCGATCACGATGCCGCCTCCGATCTTGATGTAGTCGAATGGGGTCATGACAGCTTCCGCCATGCCAGATAAACCGTGAGGCAGACAACCATCACCGCGATAGCCATCCGCAGCCAATCGCCGGACGAGAGATCACCTTGTTGCGCCGTGACAACCTCGACGGCTTTTACAAGCGGCTCCTGCGCAACGGGTGCCGCCGTGCCGACGCCGCCGGCAACAAGCGCGACCGCCTTGGACTTTGCTTGCGCGTCGGTCTCAGCCTTTTGTTTCGCGCCGGCAATGGGTCCCTTTGACGAGTATTGCTCCCAAGGCAGTTGCCAATGGGGCCCATCCTTGAAGGTTTTCCAGTCCCCGCCCCACTCGATAGCAATGCGGAGTTCCTTTGCCGCCTGTTTCATAGCCTTGGCGATCTTGTGGTAAAGCGGCCAATCCCAAGAGACCGACCCGTTGACGACCGGCGCGAGATCGACCGCATGCCCATAGCCGTTCTCTGCGCGTAGATGACGCGAGTTCATCGTCGTGGACGCGCCGGATGCGACCATGTCCTTTTGCCGTCCAATGTCACGGACGCCCTCAAGCACCGTGAAATCAACTTCGGTGATCTGGATCGCGCGTCGGACCAGGCGAACGAGATCGGGGTGCACGCCAAAAAGACGCGAATTGCTCCGCGCCGACAGCGAGTAAGCCATAATTTCTCTCCATATTTTGGGGTAAAATTTGCACCACTTATATTTACATGGTGCATAATATGCCCTATGTTTACCCCCTCGAAGTGAGGGGCACATGGGCAAACTGGTTCAGATCGGAAACGTCATCATTCGGATTTATGCGAATCATCATTTGCCTCCGCACTTCCACATTCTCACGCCTGATGGGGATGCATTGGTGGAGATCGCGACACTGGAAATCCTGCGTGGTAAGCTCGCACGCAAGGCGCAAGATACCGCCCTCGAATGGGCAGCAAAGAACAAGGCAGCTATTGCCGCCGAGTGGAACCGGACCAATCCCCGCTTTCCAATCGCTTGAGGAAGGGAAACAGAAATGGATATGCCGCGAATTGAAAGCGTAACGCCTACGTCAAACATGACACTGGCAATAAAGTGGAAGGGTGGCACTGAATCTTCTGCAAACCTAGTTGGCTGGATTGCGACCGGCGGCGAATTGCTCGCCCCCCTCAAGTCTCCCGATGTCTGGAAAACCGCCGCAGTTGCCGACTATGGCGCAACGGTCGAATGGGCCGGCGAAGATTTGGCGATCGATGCCTATCACCTCTTCCAGATCGCCGAAGACCAACGCGATTTCAATGCCGGGGATCTACGGAAATGGCAGGAAGAGATAGGGCTTTCGAATAACGAGGCGGCGGACTTCCTTGGAGTTACCCTTCGCACATGGAAGAACTATCGCGCGGGTGCTCCGGTCAGCCATGCCGTCAAGATGCTGTTACGTGCAAGTCAACGCGACCCGCTCTTGATGCATGCGCATTACCGGCCGCGTCAGAATGGCAGGCCGAAAGCTGCTTAGCCAACAGGCCATTCATATTTCAATCATTACTGGCACCTGCAACATCTGGAGAAACGATGATTGGACGCTGCGCCATGTGCAAAAGGCAACTCGATCTCGAAGGAGATCCACTTTCCGGGAACACGGGGGGTGATTGCTGGGGATGCGTCGGGCATATGGAGGCTTTTTGTGGCGGCGATCCGCAAGAGAACATTTCGATTGGATTCGTTGCAAAAGAAATCGAGTGGGGTTGGAGAGAACGCGACGGAAGACCGAAGCCTCAATCGTTCTTCCTGTCAAATCCGCAATATTGGCCTAGTGAATGACTGTTTGGAGGAAGATCAACCCTCTCTCCTGAAAAGCTCTGGCCTAGTTCTCATCAATCCGCCCGAAGCGGCGAGGCGTAAGGAAAACCGGAGGCGTGGCGGGCGTGCCCGGCGCGCTACTCGGCGCAACCTTCCCGGCCGTATCGGCGGCTTCAAGCGGTTCGACACCTTCGCGCCTGCCGCCGCCCTCGTCTTCGGTCGCCGACTTGCCGTCGTAAAGTCGTCCCGACACGTCAACCTCAAAGCCCGTTGTCTTCGCATACTTAGAGCGTGCCGTTTTGATGATGTACGGCACGCCATCAAGTCCGGGCGAACATCTGCGACGAGTAGAGGCAAGCCCGCCCCAATTTCGGCATCGCCTAGTACCGTTACCGAAACAGCGCCCTCCCCGCGTGCAAGCTCTTTCGCTTTCGCGCGCGTGGCCTTGTCCGCTTCTGCTGGCGAGAAAAAGGCATCGGGAATGCGATAGACGCTATCGCCATCCGCATCCGCATCGGCTTCAACCTCCACACGCTGCGCCTTGTCCGCGTCCTGATAGTAAGACACCACCTTGCGATACTTCGTGCGGTCGTTGATATCGACTTTCAACGTGCCGGTTTTGATGACGGCGGGCGTGAGGATGACAGAGCCGAGAGACGCGCCGGAAACCGACAGACCGGAGCCGCGCCGGGCATACAGTAGCCGCCGCTGCTTGATGGCAAACAGGGCGTTGTGCCGATCTGCCAGCCGCCGAAGGAAATGGATGTTTGTTCGTCCTGCCGGCCTAAGGTTTCGTTCGAAGGTTATCGAGATGCTCTTCGCAGATGGTCTTCACCAGGTGCTGCAGCTGGGTGGTGCGCCCACCGAGCCAGAGTAGCGCTTCTTCGCTGATGCTGAAATGCGGAGAATAACGGGCCTTCACGTAAGCCTGATTGATGGTATTGAACCAGGCGACATAGCGTTGTCGCTCCTTCGGCCAGATCTCCACGAGTCGCCGGTCACGACCTTCTGCTAGCATCCTTAGGTGGTTGAGGTTATGCGAGGCGGGACTGTAGCTGGTCAACGTGAGCAATAGCGTCGAATAGGATTGCTCAATGGCTTGATGAAGCAGGAACGCCGCATGCTTAGAATGGCCCTTCTTTACATAGAGTTGGACGCCATCCATCAAAGCTACCGCGAAGGAATACCGGTCGTCAAAATGCTCCCTGGCAACTCGGTATTCATCCGCAGCTGAAAGCGGCTTCGGCTGGGCTAGTTCTTCATCGTCGAGCTCGAAGAGTACTATTCCGTCGCGACGGATGTCGCTGAAGAAATAGTTGCCCTCCTTCAGCGCCGTGTTGACCTCACGGCGCGAGTGCACGATCAGGCTGACCGGCGTCTTGATAGCGCGGTCATAGGGGAAACGAGTGGCTGCCTTGTGCCAGAAAAGCGCGAAATCGGTGAGTTTGCGGTTGTTGACGATGATCAGCAGATCATAATCGGATTTATAACCCTTGCTGGTGTGAACCTCATCGACCCAGTCGCCGCGAGCGTAGGAGCCGAACAAAATGATCTTGAGAATGCGGCCCTTCTTTTTGAACTCCGCCGTGCCCTCCTTCAAGGCATCCTCGAACTCCTCGTGCAGGATCTCCACGATGTGCGATAATTCGCGCTGTTTGCGCTCCGGCAGATGCTCAAGGCTGGATTTCATAAAAAACGGAAACCTTTCTGACGGGGCCATTTTAGACACGATCCGGTTGCAAATGCCAATCCGGCGTTGGTTAGAGAACAGCAGATTTTCTTCAGGGTGCACCCCTCTGTAGGAATTTCATTTGCCTTCGGGATGAAGATTTTTCTGCTCACGATTGCCGCTTATAAATCGCTATCTGCTAATCATCCTTTGTGAGAGTCATATTCGCTCCTGGAACAAATGTAGAACATAATTGCCTTTTGCTCCGATGAACAGAGACACTTGGCGTCCGACCGACGTGGGCAGAGGGTCTTCTACCCGGTTGAGCAAATTCTGTGATCGATGAATCGAATGCGAAGTGACGGCGGTGCCGCCTGCGGATGAAGTCATTTTAGTCACTCTGATAACCACGACGTTGAAACTTCGGGATAACGAACTCGCCACGCGGCAATTTCAAAAGCTCGGTCCCCACCTCCTCAAGAACCTACGCCACCAAGGCATGCGAAGCGTTTTGCGAGGAAGAATTGCGGAACGGCGCCTTCCGGCGCCAGCCGGCCTTGACAGCAGGCGAGCACTGCCTGTCCAGCCTTCCAAGTCCCCCACCCAACCATCCATGGATAAACCGTAACTTGCCTCCCCTCCCATTGAGGATGACACTCCTATCGCGCCGGATAACGGAGATGATAGACATGTCGAATTTGGAAATGCTTGTCAGACGCCGGATCGAAGAAGAGCGCGCCAAGGGGACATCCCCAGAGCGAATAGCGCAGCTCGTTCAGGAACTCTTCAACAGCACGGACCCCGCGCAGGCTGGTGCTTCCCATGCGGTTTCACGCGATCGGAATTCATAGCCGAATTGCGCATGCATCACCTTCGCCGGCTCGAACCCTGACATCATCGCGCCGGCGTCCCCTTCGGGCTTGTCTCGAAAGCGCGCGCCGGTTTCCCGGCCGATAAGGAGACAATAAGCCAGCCTTAATGGAACAGCCGCTATAGACATGCGATAACGAGCCGGGAAACGAGGGGCGCTATCCATGTCCATTGGGAATTACCTTCGCATTGTACCCGCCGCGCTCGCATTGCTTTGCAGCGCCTTGTCGGCCACGGCGGCCGGGCGGGTTATCTATCTGACCTTCGATGACGGCCCGCTGTCGGGGACGGCGAATGTTCTGGATGTGCTTGCCGAAGAGCAAGTGCCGGCGGCGATGTTCTTGGTCGGACTTCATGTCGAATCCAGTGGGGAGCAAAGAGCGCTGCTGATGCGCGCCAAGGCGCTGCCTCTGGTCACGGTTGGAAACCACAGTTACAGCCACGCGAACAATCGTTACAGGGACTTCTATTCCGACACCGACGCCGTCGTTGCGGATATGCTCAAGGCCAATAGCGTGCTTGGCCTGACGCCCTGGGTCTATGCCCGCTTGCCAGGGCGCGATGTCTTTCGCCTGATCGATTATTCCAAGGACGATCTTTCAATGGATCCCGCCCACTACGAGCGCGAAGTGGTCGATTACGACTATGTGGCCGCGATGAAGTTCCTGATCTACGGCTGGGATTTCGAATGGGCGCATTCGGGTGATGGCAAGCCGGTGCAATCCGTCGATCTCCTGCTTAGCGAAATTGATCATCTCTTCGCCTATGGCCGGTTCATGAAACGCAATGAGATGATTCTCTTGATGCATGATGAGATGTTTCAGGATCGTTTTAACGGCAGGGAAAAGCTCAAAACGCTCATTCAGCAATTGAAGGAACGTGGCTATGTGTTTGGCGACATAAAGCAATATGATCCGAATCCGTATACGGGAACTGCCGCTCGCTCGTCGGCGAAGTGATTTGGCGATGGCACCTCGAACCGGACATCATGAGAGGTCGGATCACGTGATCTAACCGCCAACGCAAAAACATTTCCCGCAGCATGTCGGGAATGCGGCTTGTCTTCCGTCCTTGGGTGAGAACGGCGATATTGTAATCGGGATTGCCGGATAGTCGAAAAACGGAGGATATGCACATGGGCAAGACAATCGCAATCTGCCTGGCCAGACTGATCTTCGGCGCCGTCTTCGTGATGGCGGCCACTTTCAAATTCGCGGACATGCAATCGACGGCGGGCTATATCGCCTCGGCCGGTTTCCCACTGCCGCTGTTCCTCGCCTGGATCGCCGCCTTATTCGAAAGCGCGCTGGCGATCTGCCTGCTGACGGGGGCCTTCTTCTCCGAAGCCGCGTTGCTTGCCGGCATCTACGTCATCTTCCTCGCCTTGAGCTTCCATGGTCCAAGCCGCTGGAGCGGCAATCAGGCGGAATTCGGCTTCTTCGTCGATCATTTCGTCTTTCTCGCCGGCCTGTTGTTTGCGGCGGTCCACGGCCCTGGCGAAAGACTGGCCGTTCGTGTCGGCATGCTGCGATCGGAAACCGGCATCTGACCGCAGCCGTTTTCTTCAAGAGTGACGCATCTCTCGCCTTATAGTGTATAGTTGCTGCGATGCTTCCGACGGTTGGCGCACTCGATAAAAGGGGCGGCGCCGGCCATTCGAAATGAACATATCCGCTGCTGCGACTATCATCCGCTTTACTGAGGACATGGGGGAGAAAGCGTAATGAGCGATGATCACATCTATAATGTTCTATTCCTTTGCACCGGCAATTCCGCCCGTTCAACCCTTGCCGAATCGATCTTGAACACGGAAGGCAAGGGCCACTTCCGTGCTTTTTCGGCCGGTAGCTATCCCAAGGGCCAGATAAATCCCTGGGCCACCAAAACACTTGACGCGCTTGGATATCCCTCTTCCGGCTTCAGCTCGAAAAGCTGGGATGTTTTCGCCGAGCCGGGCGCACCGCAGATGGATTTCATCATCACCGTCTGTGACGATGCGGCGGGTGAAGTCTGCCCGGTATGGCCTGGCCATCCCGCCTCCGCACACTGGGGCATCGAAGACCCCTCCACTGTCGAAGGCTCCGAACTCGACAAGGCTCGCGCCTTCGCGCAGACCGCTCGCTATCTGAAAAATCGGATCATGCTCCTGGTCAACCTTCCGATCGCGTCGATCGACCGGTTGGCGCTGGAAGCACATCTGCAAGAGATTGGCCAGATGGAAGGATCGACATCTCCGGTCAAAGCGGAGTGATATTTTCCGGCTTGCGGCACCAGGCGAACAAGTGATCGGGCGCGCTAGATTGGAGAGTTTGTAGACCGAATTTCTCCGGCGCCCCTTCAAATGATCAACCGAGGCTTTCATGATGCCGTTGTGTATTTCGACGGTAGGTTGAGTCGCAGCCACGCAAGTGTGGCCGATGGCGGCAGGATTGATTTCGATCAAGGCTCGCCCGTTCCATGCCCGGCATAATCACAACATGGAAAATCCGGTGAGCTTTTAGCCCGGCGCAAGGAGATCATATGTATCGCAGAATTGTTTGTGCCCTTGACATAGGCAAGTTGCAAAAGGGCGAACGGCTTCTGAGACGGGCGGCAGCATTGGCGGACGACGGTGGCGAGATCATCGTGGTGCACGTCGTCGAGGACGTACCGAGCTATCTCGCCGATCTGCCGCAAGCGGTCGTGACCGGCGCGATCAAAGATTCGCAGGAAAAGTTCGAGAGTCTCTGCCATCGCATGGCGATTCCAGCAATTGTCGATACCCGTACCGGAAGGCCGGCAACCGCCATTCTCGCAGTCGCTGAAGAGAGGAAGGCCGACCTCATCATCGTCGGCTCCCATATTCCGGACCTTTCGAATTATTTCCTGGGAGCAACCGCCGACCGGATCGTGCGGCACGCGAAATGCTCCGTTCTGGTCGAACGCGGATGAGGGCAATCATGCGCTTGGGAAAGCGATGGAAGCGTCACGCAAGCGTCTCCCCGCACGGATTGACGCATGGGCGACATATCGATTGCAAACAGGACAGAACGACTTACAGTGATTTCAGAAATTTCTGAAATCACTGACAACAGGATGCGACCATGAATCTTCCGCCTCTCGTACAGTCCTTTGTGCTTCACTTCGGGGAGATGGGTTCGCGATGGGGCATCAACCGCACCGTCGGACAGATTTACGCCCTGCTCTTCGTCTCCCCGGCGCCGCTCTGCGCTGAAGAGATTGTCGAAGCCCTCGGCATTTCCCGTTCGAATGTCTCCATGAGCCTGCGCGAGCTGCAGACCTGGAACCTTGTGCTCCTGAGGCACAAGCCCGACGACCGTCGCGACTTTTTCACTACGCCGGACGATGTCTGGCAGATCCTGCGCACGCTTGCCGAAGAGCGTAAGAAGCGCGAGGTCGATCCGACTCTCTCGATGCTGCGCGAAGTGCTGATGCAGCAGCCGGCAAGCGATGCCGAACGTTATGCCCAGGGACGGATGAGCGAAATGTACGGCCTGATCGAGCGGCTGACCAATTGGTACGACGACGTCAGGCGGTTGGAGACGGAGCGGCTCGCGACTCTGCTGCTGCTCGGCTCGAAGGTGACGAAGCTGCTGGAAACAAAGGACCGCGTCGTCTCGCTCGGCCGCCGCCGTCCCAAGACGACGAAAGAGGATTGAACGATGACGGCTGCTTTCTTCGATCCTGACATCACTCCAGAAGAAGCGCACACGGCCGAGTCCGACGCTGCGCCGGCCGCGAAGCGAAACCGAGCAAGCCGGAAACAAAAGCCGGCGGGGCTTAAGCTGGCCGCAGGCATGCAGACCGCTGCTGCGCTGGTCTGGATTCCACAGGCAGCCCTCCTCGCCTTCAGCGTCGGCGTCATTAGCGATGGCGGCAGCACAACGGACGTGGCACTTGCGGCCCTTGCCATTTTGGCGCTTGGCATCGTTCGCGCCGCTGTCGAGGCCGCCGGCGGACGCATTGCTTTCCGCGCGGCGAGAGGCGAGCTTACATCGCGGCGCAATCGCGCCGTTGCGGCGCTTGCAGCCCGGTCGCCCCTCGACATTGGCAGGCCGGCCTCGGGTTTGGCGGCGAGCGTCGTCAGCGAACAGGCCGAGGCGGTCGTGCCCTATCTCGCCCGCTTCCAGCCGATACGCATGAAGGCGAGCACGGTGCCGCTCGTCTTCTTCGCCTGCATCTTTCCGATTTCCTGGGTTGCGGCGCTCATCCTGCTCATCGCCGCGCCGCTCATTCCAATTTTCATGGCTCTGATCGGCTGGCGCGCCAAAGCCGCCAGCGAAAAGCAATTGGCCGAAACCGGCGGCCTCAACGCCTTCTTGCTCGACCGCCTACGCGGCCTCGCAACGATCCGGGCACTCGACGCCGTGGATGTAACGGCGGTACGGTTGCGCGCCGATGCGGACTCGTTGCGAAGCCGCACGATGGCGGTGTTGAAGATCGCCTTTTTGTCCTCCGCCGTTCTCGAGCTTTTCTCCGCCCTCGGTGTTGCCGCAACCGCCGTCTATATCGGCTTCAGCCTGCTGGGTTCGATCGACATCGGCACATGGCACGGCCGGCTCACGCTTACACAAGGCCTTTTCATCCTTCTGCTCGCACCGGCTTTTTTCGAGCCTCTGCGAGAACTCTCGGCCGTATGGCACGATCGCGCCAACGGCGAAGCGGCGCTTGCCGCACTCGACGCCTTATCGTCGCAAGGACCTACGATCCTCGATGGAGCGGAGCCAGACGGCGTAAAGGCCCCGACTACCGTTCCCTCCGTGCAGATCGATGGGCTGGTCTTCCGCCACGCACCGGATCTTCCGGTGGTGATCGACGACCTCTATCTCAATGTTGCAGCGGGAGACCATGTCGCACTCTGGGGTGCCAGCGGCTCCGGCAAAACCACCATCCTGTCCCTGATTGCGGGGCTTGCTCAGCACGAAGCCGGCACGATCAGGGTCGGCGGCGTCCCGCTGACGGAGGATAGCGCCGCCGCCCTTCGCTGTCGCATGGCCTGGATTGGACAGAGGCCTCATATTTTCTCCGGCAGCCTAAAGCGAAATGTCAGCGTTGGACGGGCCGGTATCGACGATGGCACCATCGAAGATGCGCTTCGGACGGTGCGCCTAGACGGCGTGGTCGCTGCCAACGAGATCGCCGCAGTCGGTGAAGGCGGCCTTGGCCTCTCTGGCGGCGAAGCGCTGCGGCTGGCGTTGGCCCGCGTAGCCGCCAACAACGACGCCGGCATTATCCTCGCCGACGAGCCAACCGCCCACCTCGATGCCGCAACTGCGGCCGATGTGACCGAGGCTTTGCTCGCGCTGGCAAAGGGCCGGACGCTGATCGTCGCCACCCATGATCCGCTGCTTGCGGCACGCCTCGACCGCACTATCCATCTTGAAACGCGACGCAGGGGGATTGCCGCATGAAACGGAGCCTAACCACGCTTCTGCCGATCGTCCGCCTGTTTCGTGCCGAGCGCGGACGCGGTCTTTGCCTCGGCGCAGTGCTATCGGCTTTGGCCGTGCTCTCCGGTGCCGGATTGCTCGGTCTTTCCGGCTGGTTCGTCACCGCGACGGCGCTCGCCGGCATGTCGGCGACCAGCGCCATCATCTTCGACGTCTTCGCGCCATCGGCCGGCATCCGCCTGCTCGCCATCAGCCGCACAGCAGCACGCTATGGCGAACGGCTGGTGACCCATGACGCAACTCTGCGCGTTCTCGCGGCATTGCGCGAAAGGCTCTTTCGCGGCTGGGCAGCACCCGGCAGCGCCGCAGCCATGATGCGCCGTCCGGCAAAGCTGCTGTTCCGGCTGACGGCCGACATCGATGCGCTCGATTCGCTTTACCTGCGCGTACTGTTGCCGGCGGGCGTCGCTCTGCTATCAGCTCTCGCCATCGGCGTTGCGCTGGGCCTGATGCAGCCGATCTTCGGTATTTTGGTCGGCCTTTGGCTCGTTATCACCGGCCTCGGCATTCCTTTGATAGCCGGTCGAATGGCGATGAAGCCTGGACGCCGCCGCGCCCACGCGATGGAAGCGCTCCGTGCGCGCGTCATCGATCTGGTCGCCGGCCAGACGGATCTTGCCATGGCCGGTCGTCTACGGGCGCAACGCGTCGCGATCGACGACGCCGACCGACGGCTCACTGACGCGGATCATGAATTGAACAGGATCGAAAATGCCGTCGGCTTCGGCTTTTCGCTCGCCTCGACGGTTCTGCTGACAGCCACGCTTCTGACCGTTGCCGCGCTGGCAAAACACGGCACGATCGGAGCGCCGGCCGCCGCTTTCGGCTTGCTGATCGCCTTCGCCGCGACGGAACCGTTCGCGGCACTGCGCCGCGGGGCGTTGGAGCTCGGCCGCACGCTGCTTGCCGCCAGGCGTATCGCCCCGCGCCTGGCGACGGAAGATATAGCCTCTGAGACCATGCAGCCACCCGACGGCTATGCATTCCAGTTGAAGGCTGTCAGCGCATCCTACGAGAAAGCGCGGCATCCGGCGATCGAGAACCTGTCCCTGTCACTGGCTGCCGGTGAGCGACTTGCCCTTGTCGGCGCAAGCGGCGCCGGAAAATCGACACTTCTCGCTCTGCTTGCCGGCGAAATCGCTCCGGCTTCCGGGACGATCACCCGCCTCAGCGCGACAACGCTGACGCAGCGCACCGAGCTTTTCAACGATACGATCCGCGACAACCTGTTGCTCGCCGACCCGCTCGCAAGCGACGAACGGCTCCGTCAGGCGCTGCAGGCCGCAGGCCTTCTCGCCGATATCCAGGCGCTGCCGGAAATACTATCGGCGCGTCTCGGTGAAGGCGGTGCCGGCCTGTCGGGCGGCCAATCGCGCAGGCTGGCGCTGGCCCGGCTCTTCCTGCGCGACACGCCGCTCTGGCTGCTCGACGAACCGACTGAAGGGCTCGACGCTGAAACCGCGCGCGCTGTCTTGGGAGAGATCGCCACCAACACCGCCGGACGCAGCCTCGTCATCGCCACACATATCCGCCGCGAAGCCGCGATCGCCGATCGTATTGCGATGCTCGAGCATGGCCGCATTACAGCATCGGCGCGACGCGGCGAACAAGAATTCGATGCCATCCTGAACCGGCTGCGACCGGACTGAGGCGGCAAACTGACCGTACAAAGACGGCGCGTCGAATAGCGCCGTATCGACCAACCCCCGTGGGACCGTGGGAGAAAGACTATGGAACTCGACATCGTGGCGCTATCGCGCCTGCAGTTCGCCATGACTGCGCTTTATCATTTCTTATTCGTGCCGCTGACGCTCGGCCTCTCCGTGTTGCTTGCCATCATGGAGACGACCTATGTGATGACCGGACGGCAGATCTGGCGCCAGATGACCAAATTCTGGGGCACGCTGTTCGGCATCAACTTCGTGCTAGGCGTCGCAACAGGCATCGTCATGGAATTCCAGTTCGGCATGAACTGGAGCTATTACAGCTATTATGTCGGCGACATCTTCGGCGCGCCGCTGGCGATCGAGGGCCTGATGGCCTTCTTCCTGGAGGCGACTTTCGTCGGCCTGTTCTTCTTCGGCTGGGACAGGCTCTCCAAGGTCGGACACCTCGTCACCACTTGGGCGGTCGCGCTCGGCTCCAACTTCTCGGCGCTCTGGATCCTCGTCGCCAATGGCTGGATGCAGAATCCGGTCGGCTCGGCGCTCAATCCGCAGACGATGCGCATGGAGATCACCAACTTCTTCGACGTTGTCTTCAATCCGGTAGCCCAGGCAAAATTCGTCCACACCGTATCGGCCGGCTATGTCTGCGCCTCGATCTTCGTGCTCGGCGTTTCGGCCTGGTACATGCTGAAGGGCCGCCATATAGAGATTGCCAAGCGCTCAATGACGGTTGCCGCGTCCTTCGGCCTGGCTTCGGCCCTGTCGGTCGTCGTCCTCGGCGATGAAAGCGGTTATCTCTCGACCGAACATCAGAAGATGAAGCTCGCGGCGATCGAGTCCATGTGGGAG
It encodes the following:
- the cydD gene encoding thiol reductant ABC exporter subunit CydD, translated to MTAAFFDPDITPEEAHTAESDAAPAAKRNRASRKQKPAGLKLAAGMQTAAALVWIPQAALLAFSVGVISDGGSTTDVALAALAILALGIVRAAVEAAGGRIAFRAARGELTSRRNRAVAALAARSPLDIGRPASGLAASVVSEQAEAVVPYLARFQPIRMKASTVPLVFFACIFPISWVAALILLIAAPLIPIFMALIGWRAKAASEKQLAETGGLNAFLLDRLRGLATIRALDAVDVTAVRLRADADSLRSRTMAVLKIAFLSSAVLELFSALGVAATAVYIGFSLLGSIDIGTWHGRLTLTQGLFILLLAPAFFEPLRELSAVWHDRANGEAALAALDALSSQGPTILDGAEPDGVKAPTTVPSVQIDGLVFRHAPDLPVVIDDLYLNVAAGDHVALWGASGSGKTTILSLIAGLAQHEAGTIRVGGVPLTEDSAAALRCRMAWIGQRPHIFSGSLKRNVSVGRAGIDDGTIEDALRTVRLDGVVAANEIAAVGEGGLGLSGGEALRLALARVAANNDAGIILADEPTAHLDAATAADVTEALLALAKGRTLIVATHDPLLAARLDRTIHLETRRRGIAA
- a CDS encoding DoxX family protein gives rise to the protein MGKTIAICLARLIFGAVFVMAATFKFADMQSTAGYIASAGFPLPLFLAWIAALFESALAICLLTGAFFSEAALLAGIYVIFLALSFHGPSRWSGNQAEFGFFVDHFVFLAGLLFAAVHGPGERLAVRVGMLRSETGI
- a CDS encoding polysaccharide deacetylase family protein, which translates into the protein MSIGNYLRIVPAALALLCSALSATAAGRVIYLTFDDGPLSGTANVLDVLAEEQVPAAMFLVGLHVESSGEQRALLMRAKALPLVTVGNHSYSHANNRYRDFYSDTDAVVADMLKANSVLGLTPWVYARLPGRDVFRLIDYSKDDLSMDPAHYEREVVDYDYVAAMKFLIYGWDFEWAHSGDGKPVQSVDLLLSEIDHLFAYGRFMKRNEMILLMHDEMFQDRFNGREKLKTLIQQLKERGYVFGDIKQYDPNPYTGTAARSSAK
- a CDS encoding GbsR/MarR family transcriptional regulator; translated protein: MNLPPLVQSFVLHFGEMGSRWGINRTVGQIYALLFVSPAPLCAEEIVEALGISRSNVSMSLRELQTWNLVLLRHKPDDRRDFFTTPDDVWQILRTLAEERKKREVDPTLSMLREVLMQQPASDAERYAQGRMSEMYGLIERLTNWYDDVRRLETERLATLLLLGSKVTKLLETKDRVVSLGRRRPKTTKED
- a CDS encoding arsenate reductase ArsC — translated: MSDDHIYNVLFLCTGNSARSTLAESILNTEGKGHFRAFSAGSYPKGQINPWATKTLDALGYPSSGFSSKSWDVFAEPGAPQMDFIITVCDDAAGEVCPVWPGHPASAHWGIEDPSTVEGSELDKARAFAQTARYLKNRIMLLVNLPIASIDRLALEAHLQEIGQMEGSTSPVKAE
- a CDS encoding universal stress protein, whose protein sequence is MYRRIVCALDIGKLQKGERLLRRAAALADDGGEIIVVHVVEDVPSYLADLPQAVVTGAIKDSQEKFESLCHRMAIPAIVDTRTGRPATAILAVAEERKADLIIVGSHIPDLSNYFLGATADRIVRHAKCSVLVERG
- a CDS encoding nucleotidyltransferase and HEPN domain-containing protein — its product is MKSSLEHLPERKQRELSHIVEILHEEFEDALKEGTAEFKKKGRILKIILFGSYARGDWVDEVHTSKGYKSDYDLLIIVNNRKLTDFALFWHKAATRFPYDRAIKTPVSLIVHSRREVNTALKEGNYFFSDIRRDGIVLFELDDEELAQPKPLSAADEYRVAREHFDDRYSFAVALMDGVQLYVKKGHSKHAAFLLHQAIEQSYSTLLLTLTSYSPASHNLNHLRMLAEGRDRRLVEIWPKERQRYVAWFNTINQAYVKARYSPHFSISEEALLWLGGRTTQLQHLVKTICEEHLDNLRTKP
- a CDS encoding M15 family metallopeptidase; this translates as MAYSLSARSNSRLFGVHPDLVRLVRRAIQITEVDFTVLEGVRDIGRQKDMVASGASTTMNSRHLRAENGYGHAVDLAPVVNGSVSWDWPLYHKIAKAMKQAAKELRIAIEWGGDWKTFKDGPHWQLPWEQYSSKGPIAGAKQKAETDAQAKSKAVALVAGGVGTAAPVAQEPLVKAVEVVTAQQGDLSSGDWLRMAIAVMVVCLTVYLAWRKLS
- a CDS encoding DUF4160 domain-containing protein yields the protein MGKLVQIGNVIIRIYANHHLPPHFHILTPDGDALVEIATLEILRGKLARKAQDTALEWAAKNKAAIAAEWNRTNPRFPIA
- the cydC gene encoding thiol reductant ABC exporter subunit CydC; this encodes MKRSLTTLLPIVRLFRAERGRGLCLGAVLSALAVLSGAGLLGLSGWFVTATALAGMSATSAIIFDVFAPSAGIRLLAISRTAARYGERLVTHDATLRVLAALRERLFRGWAAPGSAAAMMRRPAKLLFRLTADIDALDSLYLRVLLPAGVALLSALAIGVALGLMQPIFGILVGLWLVITGLGIPLIAGRMAMKPGRRRAHAMEALRARVIDLVAGQTDLAMAGRLRAQRVAIDDADRRLTDADHELNRIENAVGFGFSLASTVLLTATLLTVAALAKHGTIGAPAAAFGLLIAFAATEPFAALRRGALELGRTLLAARRIAPRLATEDIASETMQPPDGYAFQLKAVSASYEKARHPAIENLSLSLAAGERLALVGASGAGKSTLLALLAGEIAPASGTITRLSATTLTQRTELFNDTIRDNLLLADPLASDERLRQALQAAGLLADIQALPEILSARLGEGGAGLSGGQSRRLALARLFLRDTPLWLLDEPTEGLDAETARAVLGEIATNTAGRSLVIATHIRREAAIADRIAMLEHGRITASARRGEQEFDAILNRLRPD